In Mycoavidus cysteinexigens, a genomic segment contains:
- a CDS encoding ribonucleoside-diphosphate reductase subunit alpha: MQTTTYKASTGTDEPLSRSASSQGIPQHQNVALVQTDTLADYKVIRRNGAVVGFEPSKVEVAMTKAFLAVNGGSGSVSARVREQVTQLTQNVVRALVRSRPAGGTFHIEDIQDQVELALMRAGEHNVARAYVLYREKRAQERALSAQAQPSMEESIRVTEGESMRPLDLSALKALIASACADLGSAVQAEPIVTETIKNLYDGVPLSQVYDSAILAARTMIEKDPAYSQVTARILLHTVRREVLAEEVTSAEMATRYAEYFPQFIKRGVAAELLDDKLLQFDLKKLGAALDASRDLQFGYLGLQTLYDRYFLHHEGRRIELPQAFFMRVAMGLALNEIDREAWAIEFYHVLSQFDFMSSTPTLFNSGTRRAQLSSCYLTTVEDDLDGIYEALKENALLSKFAGGLGNDWTQVRALGSHIKGTNGKSQGVVPFLKVVNDTAVAVNQGGKRKGAVCAYLETWHLDIEEFLELRKNTGDDRRRTHDMNTANWIPDLFMKRVQEEADWTLFSPSSCPDLHEKFGAEFEAAYIGYEAKAARGELKLFKKVPAIQLWRKMLGMLFETGHPWITFKDPCNIRSPQQHIGVVHSSNLCTEITLNTNESEIAVCNLGSVNLVAHLVQREDGSLELNHDKLKKTIRTAMRMLDNVIDINYYAVQKARHSNLKHRPVGLGIMGFQDCLHLLRLPYASQAAVEFADRSMETVCYYAYWASTELAAERGCYSSYRGSLWDRGILPQDTVQLLAEARGGYVEVDQSSSLDWDVLRGRIAQHGMRNSNCVAIAPTATISNIIGVSACIEPTFQNLYVKSNLSGEFTIVNDYLVRDLKERGLWDEVMVADLKYFDGMLARIERIPAELRALYATAFEMDPKWLVEAASRRQKWIDQAQSLNIYMAGVSGKRLEEIYRLAWVRGLKTTYYLRTMAATHVEKSTVAHGALNAVSALMPDSPAATEQELAPVCMLRPGDADFAECEACQ; encoded by the coding sequence ATGCAAACCACCACTTATAAAGCCTCAACCGGAACGGACGAGCCGCTGAGCCGTTCTGCTAGCTCTCAAGGCATTCCGCAACATCAAAATGTGGCTCTGGTACAGACCGACACTTTAGCTGACTACAAGGTGATTCGTCGCAATGGCGCAGTAGTGGGATTTGAGCCCTCTAAAGTCGAAGTTGCGATGACTAAAGCTTTTTTGGCCGTAAACGGAGGGTCGGGTTCGGTCTCCGCGCGCGTGCGCGAGCAAGTGACTCAGCTCACGCAAAATGTGGTGCGCGCGCTGGTGCGCAGTCGGCCGGCTGGCGGCACGTTTCATATTGAGGATATTCAAGATCAAGTCGAGCTTGCATTGATGCGCGCTGGCGAGCATAACGTGGCCCGCGCCTACGTCTTGTATCGTGAGAAGCGGGCACAAGAGCGTGCGCTGAGCGCTCAGGCGCAGCCAAGCATGGAAGAAAGCATTCGGGTGACAGAGGGAGAATCGATGCGCCCGCTTGATTTGTCTGCGCTGAAAGCGTTGATTGCCTCTGCTTGCGCTGATTTAGGCAGCGCCGTGCAGGCCGAGCCGATTGTAACGGAAACCATTAAAAATCTTTACGATGGAGTGCCGCTTAGCCAAGTTTATGATTCAGCTATTCTTGCTGCGCGCACAATGATCGAAAAAGATCCGGCCTATAGTCAGGTGACCGCGCGTATTTTGCTGCACACGGTGCGTCGTGAAGTGCTCGCTGAAGAAGTGACGTCAGCTGAAATGGCTACCCGCTATGCCGAATATTTCCCACAATTTATTAAACGGGGCGTCGCAGCGGAACTACTGGATGACAAGCTATTACAGTTCGATCTAAAAAAACTAGGCGCAGCGCTTGATGCTAGCCGCGATTTGCAATTTGGCTATCTTGGGCTGCAAACGCTTTATGACCGCTACTTTTTGCACCATGAAGGGCGGCGCATTGAATTGCCACAAGCCTTTTTTATGCGAGTGGCAATGGGGCTCGCCCTGAATGAAATCGATCGTGAAGCGTGGGCTATTGAGTTTTACCATGTGTTGTCTCAATTTGATTTCATGAGTTCGACCCCAACCCTCTTTAATTCAGGGACACGTCGCGCGCAACTATCGTCATGTTATCTCACCACGGTAGAGGATGATCTAGATGGTATTTATGAGGCATTAAAAGAAAATGCCTTATTGTCAAAGTTTGCCGGCGGCTTGGGTAATGATTGGACGCAAGTACGCGCGCTAGGCTCGCATATCAAAGGCACAAATGGCAAGTCGCAGGGGGTGGTGCCTTTTCTAAAAGTGGTGAACGACACTGCGGTCGCGGTGAATCAAGGCGGTAAACGTAAAGGCGCAGTATGTGCTTATTTAGAAACCTGGCATTTAGATATTGAAGAGTTTCTTGAGCTGCGCAAAAATACAGGGGATGATCGCCGTCGTACGCACGATATGAATACTGCGAACTGGATTCCCGACCTGTTTATGAAGCGAGTACAGGAAGAGGCAGATTGGACCTTGTTTTCACCTTCAAGTTGCCCAGACTTGCACGAAAAATTTGGCGCTGAATTTGAAGCCGCTTATATCGGCTATGAAGCAAAAGCTGCGCGAGGCGAGCTTAAACTGTTTAAAAAAGTGCCGGCGATTCAATTGTGGCGCAAAATGTTGGGAATGCTATTTGAAACCGGCCATCCTTGGATTACCTTCAAAGATCCGTGCAATATCCGTTCTCCGCAGCAGCATATTGGCGTTGTGCATTCATCCAATTTGTGCACCGAGATTACGCTAAATACCAATGAGAGCGAAATTGCGGTATGCAATTTGGGTTCAGTCAATTTAGTGGCGCACCTGGTTCAGCGAGAGGATGGCAGCTTAGAGTTGAATCACGATAAGCTGAAAAAGACCATTCGAACCGCGATGCGTATGCTCGATAATGTCATTGACATTAACTATTACGCGGTGCAAAAGGCCCGCCATTCAAACTTGAAGCACCGGCCAGTAGGGCTTGGCATCATGGGGTTTCAAGATTGTTTGCATTTATTGCGCCTGCCATATGCTTCGCAGGCTGCCGTTGAATTTGCTGATCGTTCAATGGAAACCGTGTGTTACTACGCATATTGGGCTTCGACTGAGTTGGCCGCTGAGCGTGGCTGCTACTCAAGTTATCGGGGTTCATTGTGGGACCGAGGGATTTTGCCGCAAGATACAGTGCAACTGCTGGCGGAGGCGCGCGGTGGCTATGTCGAGGTTGATCAATCGAGTTCGCTAGACTGGGATGTGTTGCGTGGCCGCATTGCACAACATGGCATGCGCAATTCAAATTGTGTGGCGATAGCGCCAACCGCGACGATTTCAAACATTATTGGGGTGTCGGCATGTATTGAGCCGACCTTCCAAAATCTCTATGTGAAATCGAATCTGTCAGGGGAGTTCACGATCGTGAACGATTATCTCGTGCGCGATTTGAAAGAGCGTGGCCTGTGGGATGAAGTGATGGTCGCCGACTTGAAATATTTCGATGGCATGTTGGCTCGCATTGAACGGATTCCGGCTGAATTGCGCGCGCTGTACGCAACCGCTTTTGAAATGGATCCTAAATGGTTAGTTGAAGCGGCCTCACGCCGGCAAAAATGGATCGATCAAGCGCAATCTCTGAATATTTATATGGCGGGTGTTTCTGGCAAGCGACTGGAGGAAATTTATCGGCTCGCTTGGGTCCGCGGCTTAAAGACAACTTATTATCTACGTACCATGGCGGCTACTCATGTTGAGAAATCGACGGTGGCGCACGGCGCGCTGAATGCGGTGTCTGCGTTGATGCCTGATAGTCCTGCAGCAACGGAGCAAGAGTTGGC
- a CDS encoding cytochrome C assembly family protein — MTIVLYVLTAALYGGLASVAWRRHWRQGGGAAYSSMPAQPRWCRERLLLASALSAHGGVLYTTIFLSDAMIFGFAFAVSAMLWLSMGIYWLESFFFELEGLALLALPLACLASLLPLAFGGVHLLPYAATPLFKWHFVMANVAYGLLALMALHALLMLLVERRLHRVAGAPCIAPHQNWFGNWLDSLPPLLTLEKLLFRLMGAGFVLLTLALLSGILFSEQLFDRALRFDHKTVFACLSWVMFGVMLIGRRFYGWRGRVVLRWILAAFGVLLLAYIGSHFVFEVLLSRRVA; from the coding sequence ATGACTATTGTACTGTACGTATTGACAGCGGCCCTCTATGGTGGCCTAGCATCTGTAGCTTGGCGCCGGCATTGGCGTCAAGGGGGCGGCGCTGCTTATAGTAGCATGCCAGCGCAGCCGCGTTGGTGTCGCGAGCGCTTATTGTTGGCCAGCGCATTAAGCGCGCATGGGGGAGTACTATACACCACGATCTTTTTGTCCGATGCAATGATTTTTGGTTTTGCCTTTGCGGTATCCGCCATGTTGTGGCTGAGCATGGGCATTTACTGGCTTGAAAGCTTCTTTTTTGAGCTAGAAGGTTTGGCTTTATTGGCGCTGCCGCTGGCCTGTCTGGCCTCGTTATTGCCACTGGCATTTGGTGGCGTGCATTTATTGCCCTATGCGGCCACGCCATTGTTCAAATGGCATTTTGTCATGGCGAATGTCGCCTATGGTTTGCTCGCACTGATGGCGCTACATGCGTTGCTCATGCTGCTGGTTGAGCGCAGATTGCATCGTGTAGCCGGCGCGCCTTGTATCGCGCCGCACCAAAATTGGTTTGGCAATTGGCTTGATTCATTGCCGCCTTTGCTGACGCTTGAAAAATTATTATTTCGCTTGATGGGCGCCGGTTTTGTGCTGCTGACGCTGGCCTTGTTGTCGGGCATTCTTTTTAGTGAGCAGCTATTTGATCGCGCCTTGCGCTTTGATCATAAGACGGTTTTTGCCTGTTTATCGTGGGTTATGTTTGGCGTTATGTTAATCGGCCGAAGATTTTATGGCTGGCGTGGTCGCGTTGTATTACGTTGGATCTTAGCCGCCTTTGGGGTGCTCTTATTGGCTTATATAGGGAGCCATTTTGTCTTTGAAGTCCTGTTGTCGCGCCGAGTTGCATAG
- the ampD gene encoding 1,6-anhydro-N-acetylmuramyl-L-alanine amidase AmpD: MNKTQPNAKGQCVNLPLRVNQHGWLETTGRQVSPNFDARPLGMTPTLIVIHNISLPPGEFGGSQIGDLFCNRLDFAAHPYYEKIRGLCVSTHFLIRRNGALQQFVSCEDRAWHAGLSNFFGRERCNDFSIGIELEGADTVPFERAQYARLAELVKVLIEHYPIGALVGHEDIAPGRKTDPGPYFDWRCLRDLSGLTDDYFPYQQLNAR; the protein is encoded by the coding sequence ATGAATAAAACTCAACCAAATGCTAAAGGACAGTGCGTGAATCTGCCGCTGAGGGTTAATCAACACGGTTGGCTTGAAACCACAGGGAGGCAAGTTTCGCCTAATTTTGATGCGCGGCCGCTTGGCATGACGCCGACGCTGATTGTGATTCACAACATCAGCTTGCCGCCAGGTGAATTTGGCGGATCGCAGATTGGGGATTTATTTTGCAATCGACTCGATTTTGCGGCGCATCCTTATTATGAAAAGATTCGAGGTTTGTGCGTATCAACCCATTTTCTGATTCGGCGTAACGGCGCATTGCAGCAATTTGTTTCCTGCGAGGATCGCGCCTGGCACGCGGGGTTGTCTAATTTCTTTGGGCGCGAGCGCTGCAATGATTTTTCGATCGGAATTGAACTTGAAGGAGCTGATACAGTCCCATTTGAAAGGGCTCAATATGCAAGGCTTGCAGAGTTAGTTAAAGTACTGATTGAGCACTACCCGATTGGCGCACTCGTCGGACATGAAGACATTGCTCCGGGGCGCAAGACGGATCCGGGGCCTTATTTCGATTGGCGGTGTTTACGCGATTTGAGCGGCCTGACGGATGACTATTTTCCTTATCAACAGCTAAACGCACGCTGA